Part of the Aquarana catesbeiana isolate 2022-GZ linkage group LG06, ASM4218655v1, whole genome shotgun sequence genome is shown below.
catgattgacgatggatctacatcgggggacatttttaaaacaattggtggtgtggtgtgtgcttatattactttttgacacttttggtgaatgggtaggtgtactatgtaccccatattaATTATCATgaggtgggggctgggatctgggggcccctttgttaaagggggcttccagattccgataagccccttgcccacagacccccacaaccacagcccagggttgtcaggaagaggcaccaacatggggacaaggtgatttggggtggccctccaccccaaagcaccctccatgttgagggcacatggcctggtatgattcaggagggggggcgctcgctcagccccccttttctggcctgttaggctgcatgcttggataagggtctggtatggattgtggggggccCCCATACCatttatttttcctttagaaatttcagttttgctgcagcaggttctatatgtGGTATTTAACAGCTtacagaccagccgccgcagtttttgCTGTGGCAGAACGCGAATCGCGTCATGTTATGTTGCTTCTTATTGTGGATACTAGGGCCCCcaaagccgatgcgagtgcccagtggtcgcgatgaccgccgggctcccgcgattgctcgtgacacggTGAGAACCGAGGTCTCTGTGTGTAATCatagagatcccagttctctgaggggagaagagactgatcatgtgttcatacaaagtatgaacaccgatctatctcttcccctagcaagtcccctccccccttcagttagaacacgaagcagggaacacagttaaccccttgattgcccccttgtgTTGTGTTAGGTTATTTTTTGAATGCCCTGCACATAGATGTGGAAATGTGATTGTCTTTCCCATAAACAACGTTCACATTGCCTGAatcagtgacgactgggatcttaaagtctagtgagagactgggagctcagtgtgaagATCTAGATGTAAGAGAAGATCTATAACAGGTTACTGTGAGTCACATGTAAGGATCACTATTGACTGttgcaagttcagttgccataggagacaagagTTCTATGAATACATTGACTGTATCCGGCTGGAAGGCCCTTAACCTGTTAAGCTGTGTGCCTAttttgtctcagagtctgccaattaccattgcatctgcttaagggtgtcctagctttaaccctctctcccccagttcttgttaagagacaatcaaTCTCTTTTGTTCgcatccaaaaagtgactggcTCCCAATCATTCCATCTTGCAAACtgactatgcctagtaacccactttacaaggaaggatgtcagctctccctgattctggaggtcaccattaggcctttggaggtcaggGTCAGCGCTACATTTATAAGTGATATCACCATAGAATGTGGACCCAGTGAATGTGTGtgctttagagcagtgtttctcaacctcagtcctcaagtacccccaacaggtcatgttttggaaaattctcttagataaaatagctgtccaaaataccaaaccattgactctgatttgaagcacctgtgcaagataaagggaaacctgcaaacatggcctgttgggggtactggaggactgaggttgagaaccactgctttagaggctCAGGGAGGAATTTTCccagctggagcaaattggaccatgattTAAAGGTTTTTCTTTTTCCTCAACTGTGGGTGTCAGAAAACCTCAGCATGGATGACCAAATCTGTGTAGCTACACCCAGGAGATAAGACCAGATTAGGCATGCTTTAAGTGAGATTTATTTTCAGTAAAACATAATCCATCCAAAACACCAGCACAAAGAAAACACAGCAAACATAAAGATATCAGTGAACCCCAATGACAAAAAAACTAGCAACATCAGACTAACATAAAGACTAACAAACTGATTATATACCATATATACACAAAAAAGGGAACATCGATCAGCTGGGTAAACTGGAGATGCAAAACACAGATGGGAATGGTGAACaaggactgggatcaggaacaagaagAGCAGAAAAGAAGCAGTAGGGCACAGGATGGTTGGCAGAAGAAAGATCAGGAACTGAATAAATGTCACATAGCCTCTGGCAGCAGGGGCAAACAGTGGAGTGAGAGGCACTAGTAGAGGATGAACTAAATACcctcctagcagccagcatcaggtagaGACTGATGTTGATTACTGCTGGCTGCTGAGAGGCAGTCATTGGAAGACACTAGAACTTCAACCTTTCGCTATTGGAAGAACAGTGCCAACACCAGGTGATCCAGATCCTGACAGTGGATGTGGGGCCATATATATGGAGATTTCTaattttatttctaattttatttctaattttattaTTGATATGTTTCTATTGGTTGAATTTTTTTTAGCCTGACtaacaatgtatttatttatgtcaaAAATTTCCCACCCTCAACATATAGATGATGGCCCACCTGCAGAGTCTTCTCAACAGGTCCTTCTTTTATGGTTGTGGTCTCTGTCCAGTGATGAGCACTAACTTCACTTGAATGGGGAATGCCCAAAAAGCAGGAGATTCATCCCATTCAGTTCTATAGGATGTATGTGTGCTGGTGTGGGCAGCCCAGGACTATTTTTTCTTTTGTCCGGACTTCGGGTAGTAAGGGAGGAGGTAAATATGGATGTATTGAAGGAGGAACCCAAATCTAATCATTGAGGAGGCTAGGGAGGCTggttggaggagctcagctatgaggaaagattagaggaactgactctattccctcttgagaagaggggattaagaggggatatgatcaccatgtataaatacataagaggtccatatagtgaaattggtgttgagttattcactttacggtcaacactgaggccataacaacaatattccttttcaaacttaggacgtatatcggcatgcggcggtccgttATTGGttaggaaaggcctggattatttcctaaatgtacatatcataactgggtactgacatttataggtagagttgatccagggaaaatccgattgcctctcggggggatcaggaaggaattttttctcctgctgtagcaaatcggagcatgctttgctggggttttttcaccttcctctggatcaactgtgggtaaaggattgggtATATGTGATTGTATggtattttttctttactttttttcttttttattggttgaactagatggacttgtgtatttttgcaacctgactaactatgtaaataaataaataaatatataattagtTAAACCcagaagagcttttttttttttttttaccactactattcctttatattggcttttgaagtttTATAaatgcaaaaagttaaaaattggatgaaaggtttagcgctgggaaacactttttgaaagctaaaaagtgcattttatatacaaagtgTAAAAGGGTGAATATCACGCTAGAGAGAGCAAAATCTAAAAaatagctgcaacaaaaaccatcaaatatctcTATGGTGAATAACAATCATAAAAAACATAAGTTGCGCTTGTGATATAAACACTCCAAATGgaaagtgacatttaaaaagagtgatataaaatatatatgaatcaACTAGAAaataatgataacaataaaaaGAGCAGTGGGTTGAGTCCATACACACATCAAACAAAAACCTAGTGGAAGGAGAAAAAATGAGTCCATACACAGATCGGAGACAAAGCATTGATGAAAGGAAGCAAGTCCGATGAGAAAAACAAACATCCAGGGTTAATCCACCTTCACcgaagaagaaaggagggggggaaagggtttGGAAGAAATCCCCAGTTGGAAGTGAGTCCCAATTAGTATatcaatgcccttaccagagacgGTGGACCCCCTAAATAGCAAGGTCTTAATCGCAGGCAGATATAGTCCTCTGCAGGGACGAATGAGTCTCCTGTAGTTCCGCAATCTCACGTCTCCGTAATGATCAAAGGCGAAAGGACCGGACTTCCAATCTGAAAGTGTCACTCGTTGGCCAGGAGGGCCGGGAgtgcaaaaaatggaaaaaactccaatagtgtgttAAAGTAGATAAAAAAAGCCTTTATTGCTCAAGATAAAGCAGGCGGGGGACACACATCCGCCgcaaaaacacatttaaaattaTCTGGCaagcttaaaagaaaaaaatgaagcgAACACCCATGTACCAGGGTTACATGGGGCGTGATGGCATCAGTGTgtagcaccgccctacatgtttcgtcataggtgacgTCTTCAaaagggcacgggcgacgcactgaaacCATCACCTTTATACCACCAGATGGCAACCAggcctcattttggtctgagcgCCGTCACATGACTTGCAATTAAAAACGTTACGTAAGAGAACACCAGACCTCGATCTGATAAACGTCATGCACATTGAGCgctgtaaaaaaggaaaaagaggaaatcATACACTATATATCTAAACAACAAATCTGGATGTGTATGGGATTACACCACAATACAAACACCCATGTTAATTACAAAAAGAAGATCTAAATAAAAGATCTAAATATATGGGAAATAGCATTATACAAATTTCAGACAAAAACAAGTCGAACTGCCAAAAGGGCATTTAAgacaaatgaattaaaataaaatgaaaaggacACCACACTactaacataaaaaatataaaaaataaatggtatGTTAGATGACTAGCATCATATCATGGTGGTGTTCTCCAAAACATGTTAAAACCACAATTCTCACAACTGGAATATGACACCGTTATGCATTATCAATAAAAGCATCGATCTCTATGTCTACATTTAGCCCTAAGAGGCCTAAGACATCTGATTTTAAAAATCAACCCCATTTCTAGCTTGGAGCTGGCACATCGCTTGGGTCCCCCTCTCCAAGGTAATTTTAGTCTGTCAATACCAACAAACGTGGTCCCTTTGGGGTCCTGTTTGTGTACTTCTAAGTAGTGTCTTGAAACAGGGTGCCCTTTAAAGCCTCACCTGATATTCCCAATATGCTCATTCAATCTAATCTGTAATGGTCGAACAGTCCGTCCCACATATTGAAGTCCACACGGACTATATGACACCGGGGGTGGAACAGGTGATGAATTACTTTTATTGGGAACTCACGAGAGGTGCTGATGGAATTGAAATGTGTGATCTTCTTATCTCTGATAACATCAATGGAACATAACGCACGTTTTTTACATCTGTAGTAGCCCACTGAGTTTCAGAAAAATATTGGTCTGTTATTGGAAGGATCACAGACACTAGGAGCCACAAGTGTTTTCATTGAAGGAACTCCTCTAAAGACTACCTGGGGTCTGTCAGGAAGGACAGACCAAAGCACCCAATCATTTTTGAAGATATGTCAATGCTTATGTAGCAGTTTTTTTACTGAGAAATTTTGGTGGGAGTACCCTGTTATAAAAAGACACGAGAAATTGCTATTGTTCTCACATCCATCTGTCACAATTTTATCAGCAAGCAGGTGTTCGCGGTCCAACAGCTCTACCTCATTGAGTTGTTGATTCAGGAAGGGGGCCTTataccccttctctataaatctaTCCGTAAGGACTTTGGACTAAGCCTTAAAGTCAACAATTTTTGAACAGTTGTGTCTCATTCTTATATATTGACTTTTGGGAACTGAGTCAAGCCATGACTTGTGATGACAACTGTCACGGGGTATAAATCAGTTACGATCTGTGGTCTTAAAATAGGTGGAGGTGAGTAAAGAATCACCCTCACCCCAAACCTTAAGATCTAGAAAATTGGCAGCATGTTGGCTAGCTTCATATTTAAATTCAATAcccctgtcattattattcagGTTCTCCATGAATGTATGTAAAGATTCatgggtaccattccataggaggaggacgtcatctatatacaactatacagatcagactaaaacaagggacaaatgaggaggaaagagggacagagagactttgttccaaatcaaggacagcccctcaaaattagggacagttgggagctatggacaccCCTTACCTGTACAGgcagttttttgtaaaggtgaactcaaCATTAAGTTGATCACTTTCACACTAAGACTAAAGGTTATAATATATATTTAGACATTCAAGCTAAGGATCCTCTACATTTTAAGTCTATGTGTTCCTCCAGCTTCTGGTTCAGAATCTTCTCAGAATGATCCTTCTCAGCTTGTTGCTGGCCTGGAAGATGATGGCAGCCTCAACCGATGGAGCTGATAATTGCAAAGTCCAACAGACTATTACCAATGAAAAATTTTGTAGAAAAAAGCCCACTTGAGACATGCAGAAGAATGTAATAATGAGAAGTAAGAAGAAGATTGTCCTCAATGCAGTGACATGAGCCTGAAGATTTGGATGTGTTGATCCAGAGTCGTTATTCTTCACCCTCCAGACGTGTCTGAGCAGAAAGGAGGATGTGAGAACCAGGCACAGAAGACTAAGGCAGAATGGCAGAATGCAGCCTAGGAAGGTCATAGGAACAGCATATAGAAGATTAAAATGAAACCCGTTACCATAGACTTCTGTACTGTTCCCAGAAGATGGGGTGCTTTCTTCATTGGTAGTCCAGAAGCACAAGACACTCACATTGAATATCCCAAGAGCTGTCAGGAATAGAAGTTGACTCAGGAAATCTGACACAATTCTCTTTAACCAGATGAAGAACCCATAGCTGAGATTGGTGATGCTGGTACAGTAATGAGCCGAGAGCCAGAAGGTCAACCAGAAATTGTAATAGGTTAGGAAGTAAATTGATGTGTTCATAAATCCACGTACTTCTGTAGCGTAAAAGAATGCCGGACACAAGGCATAAAGCATTCCCTGTATACTCATCACACACTGGAGGAGAATATTCACAATCCCCTTAGCCAGAAAGATCACATCGGTGAGACTCAACTTCCCTTTCTTTCTGATGATGTCCAGGTTACCCATCACAATACAAGCGTTAGAAGGGATTGCCAAGCCGAGTCCCAAGACTGAAGAGATTACAATAGAGAAGGAGTCCAGGGACAACATGTTGAGGTTTGGTGTGAGCTCCGGACAGAGATGACGGGACACGTCCAGTGATAGCAGACAGAATGATACATTTGAGGTTGGAATTATGGAAATAGTCTTCAGAGATCCGTCTCATGATTGACTTTGCATAAATGTGGTGAGTTTTATTTTAATGCCGACATCTAAAGCACGGAGCAACCCGTGTAATACAATCTCTGACTCATTTCCATTATACTGAAATAATTAACCCCTTCAGGACTGGCAGCTTTATTTTCCAGTTTCCATTGATCATAGTCCCTCTCATTTCTACACTGAAACTGTATTTCTGGCAAAAAACTTGGTGACTGTAAGGGATACCATGAGCAAGGATGACCAGATCAGTGGGCTACATATCAAGGAATCAGGAACCTGACCAAGACGATTAAATAAGGTGTATTAACATAAATAACACCCTTCCACCTCCCAACAAaccataaaaaaatgtaatgtatgtaaaaataaatgttatagtgcAGTAGACCTAACCCAACTAATAAATGCTATGTACAAAATGGAGTGAGCTCACGGGTCGCTGGAGACAGGGCAGAGGATCAGGCGGGAACATGGCTCACAGGTAGAACACTGAAGCAACCAACCTTCATCATGGGAGGGATTAAATACCTTCCTAGCAGCCAGTATCAGATTAAGCCTAATTATTAGGATaatctggctgctgggagacacctgctgttggCCACTAGAATCCCTTTGGCCCCAGAAAAAACAATGCCACCAGTAGGTGGCCCAGGTCCTGAAAGTGACGTTATCtagaaatatttttattttgtgtaaTGATGGGGCATTTTGGATCTTTTAGGGGGTATTAGTGGATATACATAGGAATATTTTTATATTAATCTTCCTTCAGGTGTGCTGCAGCCCCATCCAGAATCATACGATGGAACAAGTCTGTGATCTGCAATAACAAGGACACCGCAATGTTACCTTCATAGGGATTTATATTTACACAtgcagtacactatattaccaaaagtattgggacgcctgcctttacacacacatgaaatttaatgccatcccagtcttcgtctgtagggttcaatattgagttggcccactctttgcagctataacagcttcacctcttctgggaaggctgtctacaagatttaggagtgtgtctatggcagtgtttgaccattcatccagaagagcatttgtgaggtcaggcactgatgttgaacaagaagtcctggctcgcagtctccactctaattcatcccaaaggtgttctaccgggttaaggtcaggactctgtgcaggccagtcaagttcctccaccccaaactcgctcatccatgtctttatggaccttgctttgtgcactggtccaaattatttggtggaggggggattatggtgtggggttgtttttaaagggttgggtttggccccttagatccagtgaagggaactcttaaggcgtcagacattgtggacaatttcatgctcccaactttgtgggaacagtttggggatggtcccttcctgtttcaacatgactgcacaccagtgtacacagcaaggtccataaagacatggatgagcgagtttggggtggaggagcatgactagcctgcacagagtcctgatctcagcccaatagaacacctttgggatgaactagaacggaaactgtgagccaggccttctcgtcttacaacagcacctgacctcacatattttcttctggaagaatggtcaaacattcccatagacaccctcctaaaccttgtggacaaccttcccagaagagttaaagctgttatagctgcaaagggtgggccaactcattatgg
Proteins encoded:
- the LOC141147405 gene encoding taste receptor type 2 member 40-like produces the protein MLSLDSFSIVISSVLGLGLAIPSNACIVMGNLDIIRKKGKLSLTDVIFLAKGIVNILLQCVMSIQGMLYALCPAFFYATEVRGFMNTSIYFLTYYNFWLTFWLSAHYCTSITNLSYGFFIWLKRIVSDFLSQLLFLTALGIFNVSVLCFWTTNEESTPSSGNSTEVYGNGFHFNLLYAVPMTFLGCILPFCLSLLCLVLTSSFLLRHVWRVKNNDSGSTHPNLQAHVTALRTIFFLLLIITFFCMSQVGFFLQNFSLVIVCWTLQLSAPSVEAAIIFQASNKLRRIILRRF